A genomic segment from Microcella flavibacter encodes:
- a CDS encoding DNA topoisomerase IB: MRLRRSSPDSPGITRRRSGKGFSYRDAEGQVIADAEVRARIAALAIPPAWTEVWICPDERGHVQAMGLDAEGRRQYRYHEAWSARADKRKYARVRELAQCTGPLRARVTRDLRGDDPEARALAIAARLIDSLGMRVGEERYALERGTIGALTLGWQHVTVGASAIRFDFPAKSGVRWEAELADEDLAAALRSARAQRAGGGARTERVTEWVDDAGDARRTSSRALTAYLAEASTCTVTPKDLRTLLGSRTAAEHLARTGPVAGIRQQDRVVREAVVAVAERLRNTPAVARTSYIDPRVIERYRRGRTAALGRSGVSDAALVELLS; this comes from the coding sequence ATGCGACTGCGCCGCTCCTCCCCCGACTCCCCCGGCATCACCCGACGTCGCAGCGGGAAGGGCTTCAGCTATCGCGACGCCGAGGGTCAGGTGATCGCCGACGCCGAGGTGCGGGCGCGCATCGCCGCGCTCGCCATCCCCCCGGCGTGGACGGAGGTGTGGATCTGCCCCGACGAGCGCGGTCACGTGCAGGCGATGGGGCTCGACGCCGAGGGGCGCCGGCAGTACCGCTACCACGAGGCCTGGTCGGCGCGCGCCGACAAGCGCAAGTACGCCCGGGTGCGCGAGCTGGCCCAGTGCACCGGCCCGCTGCGTGCGCGGGTGACGCGCGACCTGCGCGGCGACGACCCCGAGGCGCGCGCGCTCGCCATCGCCGCCCGCCTCATCGACAGCCTCGGCATGCGGGTCGGCGAGGAGCGCTACGCCCTCGAGCGCGGCACCATCGGGGCCCTCACCCTCGGCTGGCAGCACGTCACCGTCGGCGCGAGCGCCATCCGGTTCGACTTCCCGGCGAAGTCGGGCGTGCGCTGGGAGGCGGAGCTGGCGGACGAGGACCTCGCCGCGGCCCTGCGATCCGCGCGCGCCCAGCGCGCGGGCGGAGGGGCGCGCACCGAGCGCGTCACCGAATGGGTCGACGACGCGGGGGATGCCCGGCGCACGTCGTCGCGGGCCCTCACCGCGTACCTCGCCGAGGCGAGCACGTGCACCGTGACGCCGAAGGATCTGCGCACGCTGCTCGGGTCGCGCACGGCGGCCGAGCACCTCGCGCGCACCGGGCCCGTGGCGGGCATCCGCCAGCAGGATCGCGTGGTCAGGGAGGCCGTCGTCGCCGTCGCGGAGCGTCTGCGGAACACCCCCGCGGTCGCGCGCACCTCGTACATCGACCCCCGGGTCATCGAGCGCTACCGCCGCGGCCGCACGGCGGCGCTCGGCCGCTCGGGGGTCAGCGACGCGGCGCTCGTCGAGCTGCTCTCGTGA
- a CDS encoding RNA-binding S4 domain-containing protein, giving the protein MSPAPAPTSARVDAWVWAIRLYSTRSAATAACKAGHVKVNGAAAKPAQVVRPGDTVRAYTPGGERIVEVAGIITKRTSAPLAAQHYVDRTPPPPPREERPARVERERGAGRPTKRDRRLIERLRGRDD; this is encoded by the coding sequence ATGAGCCCGGCCCCCGCCCCCACGAGCGCGCGGGTCGACGCCTGGGTGTGGGCCATCCGGCTGTACTCGACCCGCTCGGCCGCGACGGCCGCGTGCAAGGCCGGGCACGTCAAGGTCAACGGCGCCGCGGCGAAGCCCGCTCAGGTCGTGCGCCCGGGTGACACCGTGCGCGCCTACACGCCCGGCGGCGAGCGCATCGTCGAGGTGGCCGGCATCATCACGAAGCGCACGAGCGCGCCGCTCGCCGCGCAGCACTACGTCGACCGCACGCCCCCGCCGCCGCCGCGCGAGGAGCGCCCCGCGCGGGTCGAGCGCGAGCGCGGCGCCGGACGGCCGACGAAGCGCGACCGCCGCCTCATCGAGCGGCTGCGCGGCCGCGACGACTGA